The nucleotide sequence TGCCGGGCGGCCGGGGCACGCGGCCGCTGGCCGGCGACGGAGAATTCCTCGCCGCGCTGCGGGAACTGGCCGACGCCTCGACCTACTGCCTGTCCGTCTGTACCGGCTCGGCGCTGCTGGCCGGGTGCGGCGCGCTGAACGGGCGCGAAGCCACGTCGAACAAGCGCGCCCTGGACTGGGTCACATCGTGCGGCGAAAAAGTCCTGTGGCGCGGCCAAGCACGTTGGGTCGCGGACGGCAAGTTCTACACGTCCTCGGGCGTTTCCGCCGGCATGGACATGGCGCTGGGTTTCGTCGCCGACCGCTTCGGCCGCGAGCGGGCGGCGGAGATCGCGCGCCAGATCGAGTACCGCTGGAACGACGACCCGGACGACGATCCCTTCTCGGAGAATTCCCGGCGCTAGTTTTGCCGGCGCGGGCCACGCGCCGGACGCCGTAAAAAATGCGGGACGGATGACCACTCATCCGTCCCGCATTTTTTACGGCGTGTTTTTTCTTCTTCGTTTCAGACATTTTGTTGATCTTAAATGTTTTTTGCTCGATTCTTTTCGGGCGTCATGCAGTTTTGTTCTTGATTTTGATTTCTTGCGGTGCTATTCTATTGTTTAATTTCATAGTTCGTCATTATTTTCGGAAAGGGGAATTTTCTATGACGGAAACCGTACAAAAGCGCTGGTATGAAAAACTGCCCCATCCCTACATTTTATTGTTCCTGATCGTCGTCGCCGTGGCGATCCTGACGTATTTCCTGCCGCCGGGAGTGTACGACCGCGTCGTCGTGGACGGGCGCAAGGTCGTCGATCCCGCCACGTACCACGCGGTCGATCCCACGCCGGTGACGCTGATGCAGTTCCTCACGGCCATTCCCCGCGGCATCGTCAACGCCGGCATCGTCGTGGTCATCACGTTCATCTCCGGCGCGATGTTCAACGTGCTGCAGAGCACCGGCGCCATCGAACACGGCGTCGGCTACGCGGTGAAGCGGATCGGCGTCGGCAACTACAAGAAGCTGATCTGGATCGTCATGTTGATCTTCGGTTTCCTCGGCGCCACCGTCGGCTTCGAGAACAACATCGCCGTCACGCCCATCGCCGTGTTCGTGGCGCTGGCGCTCGGCGGCGACGTGATGGTCGGCGCGGGCATGGCCATCGCCGGCATCGGCATCGGCTTCGCCACCTCGCCGATCAATCCCTACACGGTCGGCACGGCTCACGCCATCGCCCAGCTGCCCATCTATTCGGGCATCGCCTTCCGCTCGCTCTACTGCCTGTGCGCCATCATCCTCACGGGCTTCCACGTCACTTCCTACATGGACAGGATCCGCCGCGATCCTTCCAAGAGCCTCGTTCCCGACGCGGACACTTCGGGGCTGACGCTGACCAAGCCGATCGAAGACTACGAGCTGACCGGGCGCGACAAGGCCGTTTTGTCGGTATTCGTCGCCGGCATGGCCTTCA is from Pyramidobacter piscolens W5455 and encodes:
- a CDS encoding DJ-1/PfpI family protein; translated protein: PGGRGTRPLAGDGEFLAALRELADASTYCLSVCTGSALLAGCGALNGREATSNKRALDWVTSCGEKVLWRGQARWVADGKFYTSSGVSAGMDMALGFVADRFGRERAAEIARQIEYRWNDDPDDDPFSENSRR
- a CDS encoding YfcC family protein; protein product: MTETVQKRWYEKLPHPYILLFLIVVAVAILTYFLPPGVYDRVVVDGRKVVDPATYHAVDPTPVTLMQFLTAIPRGIVNAGIVVVITFISGAMFNVLQSTGAIEHGVGYAVKRIGVGNYKKLIWIVMLIFGFLGATVGFENNIAVTPIAVFVALALGGDVMVGAGMAIAGIGIGFATSPINPYTVGTAHAIAQLPIYSGIAFRSLYCLCAIILTGFHVTSYMDRIRRDPSKSLVPDADTSGLTLTKPIEDYELTGRDKAVLSVFVAGMAFTIFGVLRYGWYLNEMAGLFLLIGIVGAFVGGIRPNRMVELMIEGAKSVAGGALAIGVALAIQVVMKDGNITDAVIHGLVAPLQGLGVYASAVLMSVGHCLINFLIPSGSGQAMATMPVMIPLSDLVGMTRQVSVMAFQIGDGVTNLCYPTVGGMLAMLALTRVPFDRWFRFVFPLVVKVVLLGWVFMCVGIAIGWN